Proteins found in one Candidatus Binatia bacterium genomic segment:
- a CDS encoding aldehyde dehydrogenase: MIYDNPGHANSPVKFKSRYENYIGGEWIAPVKGEYFPNITPVTGEVICEIPRSSAADVERALDAAHAASDAWGQTAAAERSGILLQVADRIEANLEMLAVAETWDNGKGVRETLAADLPLAVDHFRYFAGCIRAQEGGLAEIDSTTVSYHIHEPLGVVGQIIPWNFPILMAAWKLAPALAAGNCVVLKPAEQTPASILLVMELIGDLFPAGVLNVVNGYGEEAGKALATSERIAKIAFTGSTAVGSQILKYAADNIIPSTVELGGKSPNIYFEDVLDQEDEYVSKAVEGMVLAFLNQGEVCTCPSRGLVHESIYERFMEMVVARTNEIKRGNPLDTETMVGAQASAEQFEKIMGYMKVARDEGAKVLIGGGVEEMSDGFSGGFYIQPTIFEGRNDMRVFQEEIFGPVISVATFKDEAEALAIANDTIYGLGAGVWTRDMNRAYRMGRNIKAGRVWTNCYHAYPAHAAFGGYKKSGVGRETHKMALEHYQQTKNLLVSYGTSPLGFF; this comes from the coding sequence ATGATCTACGACAATCCAGGCCACGCGAACTCGCCGGTCAAGTTCAAGTCGCGCTACGAGAACTACATCGGGGGCGAGTGGATCGCGCCGGTCAAGGGCGAGTACTTTCCGAACATCACGCCGGTGACTGGTGAGGTCATCTGCGAGATCCCTCGTTCGTCCGCGGCGGATGTCGAGCGGGCGTTGGATGCGGCGCACGCCGCGAGCGATGCGTGGGGCCAGACCGCTGCAGCAGAACGTTCGGGGATCCTCCTGCAGGTCGCCGACCGCATCGAGGCGAACCTGGAGATGCTCGCGGTTGCCGAGACGTGGGACAATGGAAAGGGTGTGCGGGAAACCCTCGCGGCTGATCTTCCGCTAGCCGTCGATCACTTCCGCTACTTCGCCGGTTGCATCCGCGCCCAGGAGGGCGGTCTCGCGGAGATCGACTCGACCACGGTGTCGTACCACATCCACGAACCGCTCGGGGTCGTCGGTCAGATCATTCCGTGGAACTTTCCGATCCTGATGGCCGCGTGGAAGCTTGCGCCGGCATTGGCTGCGGGCAACTGCGTCGTTTTGAAGCCGGCTGAGCAAACGCCTGCGTCGATCTTGCTCGTGATGGAGTTGATTGGAGATCTCTTCCCCGCGGGCGTCCTCAACGTGGTCAACGGCTACGGTGAGGAGGCCGGCAAGGCGCTTGCGACGAGCGAGCGGATCGCGAAGATCGCGTTTACGGGATCGACCGCGGTTGGTTCGCAGATCCTGAAGTATGCCGCGGACAACATCATTCCGTCCACGGTGGAGTTGGGTGGCAAGTCGCCGAACATCTACTTCGAAGACGTCCTCGACCAGGAAGACGAGTACGTGAGCAAGGCCGTCGAGGGCATGGTGCTCGCGTTCTTGAACCAGGGCGAGGTTTGCACGTGCCCGTCGCGGGGCCTCGTGCACGAGTCGATCTACGAGCGCTTCATGGAGATGGTCGTCGCGCGCACCAATGAGATCAAACGGGGGAATCCGCTCGACACCGAGACGATGGTTGGTGCGCAGGCGTCCGCAGAACAGTTTGAGAAGATCATGGGCTACATGAAGGTCGCCCGGGACGAGGGCGCGAAGGTTCTGATTGGCGGTGGCGTCGAGGAGATGTCCGATGGCTTCTCGGGCGGTTTCTACATTCAGCCCACGATTTTCGAGGGCCGCAACGACATGCGCGTCTTCCAGGAGGAGATCTTCGGCCCCGTCATCAGCGTTGCGACGTTTAAAGACGAGGCCGAGGCGCTCGCGATCGCGAACGACACGATCTACGGCCTGGGTGCCGGCGTATGGACGCGCGACATGAACCGGGCGTACCGCATGGGTCGGAATATCAAGGCCGGGCGCGTGTGGACGAACTGCTACCACGCCTATCCCGCGCACGCGGCCTTCGGCGGTTACAAGAAGTCCGGCGTCGGCCGTGAGACGCACAAGATGGCCCTGGAGCACTACCAGCAGACGAAGAATCTTCTGGTTAGCTACGGAACGAGCCCGCTGGGGTTCTTCTAG
- a CDS encoding alcohol dehydrogenase catalytic domain-containing protein — MKAAVSYEYNQPIEVVDIQIGDIGPRDIRVQVKATGLCHSDVAVQTGALPFPLPMILGHEGAGIVLEVGDEVTQTRVGDHVVLSALIHCGVCDNCVKGRPNLCLWGLSTIFSGKNPDGSLRAKDSAGRDIHQFASIGTLAEELICSEKHAVPIDKEVPFEAACLTGCGVLTGMSAVLNRAKVQAGKSVVVLGCGGVGLNVIQTAAMANAGKVVAVDLHEAKLAMAREFGATHSIQSGPGVDVPTRVRELTGGMGADYVFEVVGIPEVVRTGWDSLCVDGTLVAIGVHPSTAEITLPAADISSTEKTLMACLYGTSRPTKDIPLAIGLYQQGRLKLDELITHHFALEDINEAVEKMHQGQDARGVVVF; from the coding sequence GTGAAGGCAGCCGTAAGCTACGAGTACAATCAGCCGATCGAGGTCGTCGACATCCAGATCGGCGACATCGGCCCCCGGGACATCCGCGTGCAGGTGAAGGCCACCGGGCTATGCCACTCCGATGTCGCCGTCCAAACGGGCGCCCTGCCCTTCCCGTTGCCGATGATTCTCGGCCACGAGGGCGCGGGCATCGTGCTGGAGGTCGGTGACGAGGTCACTCAAACAAGGGTCGGGGACCACGTCGTCCTCTCCGCGCTGATTCACTGCGGCGTGTGCGACAACTGCGTAAAGGGACGCCCCAACCTCTGCCTCTGGGGTCTCAGCACGATCTTCTCCGGCAAGAACCCCGACGGCTCGCTGCGGGCGAAGGACTCCGCCGGGCGCGACATCCACCAGTTCGCGTCGATCGGCACTCTCGCCGAGGAACTCATCTGCAGCGAGAAGCACGCCGTCCCAATCGACAAGGAAGTCCCGTTCGAAGCGGCCTGCCTCACGGGCTGCGGCGTGCTCACCGGGATGTCGGCCGTCCTGAATCGGGCCAAGGTGCAAGCCGGGAAGTCCGTCGTCGTTCTCGGCTGCGGCGGCGTCGGGCTGAACGTGATTCAAACCGCGGCGATGGCGAACGCCGGCAAGGTCGTGGCGGTCGATCTGCACGAAGCCAAGCTCGCGATGGCGCGCGAGTTCGGTGCGACACACAGCATCCAGAGTGGGCCGGGTGTCGACGTCCCGACCCGCGTCCGTGAACTGACGGGCGGCATGGGTGCCGACTACGTGTTCGAGGTCGTCGGCATCCCCGAGGTCGTCCGGACAGGCTGGGACTCCCTGTGCGTCGACGGCACGCTGGTCGCGATCGGGGTACACCCGTCCACCGCCGAGATCACCCTCCCCGCCGCCGACATCTCGTCGACGGAGAAGACGCTCATGGCCTGCCTGTACGGAACCTCACGACCGACCAAGGACATCCCCCTTGCGATCGGCCTCTACCAACAGGGGCGCCTCAAGCTCGACGAGCTCATCACCCACCACTTCGCACTCGAGGACATCAACGAAGCGGTCGAGAAGATGCACCAAGGCCAGGACGCCCGAGGCGTGGTCGTCTTCTAA
- a CDS encoding cupin domain-containing protein, producing MSKMVIEKGYFSSRDEVMADIGKTGFWPHTFVSGKSPELPIHYHDHDVIGYVIEGETYLLDEEGERVLISSGDRLDIPKGAWHAEGEVTDRVVYIVSLRDPIDLLQGIIPKEPKGPFPSFD from the coding sequence ATGTCGAAGATGGTGATTGAGAAGGGCTACTTCAGCTCGCGAGACGAAGTCATGGCGGACATCGGCAAGACCGGCTTCTGGCCGCACACGTTCGTGTCCGGCAAGTCGCCGGAGTTGCCGATTCACTACCACGACCACGACGTGATCGGGTACGTCATCGAGGGTGAGACCTACCTCCTCGACGAGGAAGGAGAGCGGGTTCTCATCTCTTCGGGCGACAGGCTCGACATCCCGAAGGGAGCCTGGCATGCGGAGGGCGAAGTGACCGATCGAGTCGTTTACATCGTGAGCCTGCGCGATCCGATCGATCTCCTCCAAGGCATCATCCCGAAGGAGCCGAAGGGCCCCTTTCCCTCGTTCGACTAG
- a CDS encoding MAPEG family protein: MTTPLWCVFVASLLPYVLAGTGAYLRVQQLGKLDANHPRVQALQLGGIAARALGAQANSWEAFAVFTAAVLTAHVAGADPAGASATLAITFVVARVAYAAMYLADIPSARTGVFLTGWGCCLGLFYQAATA, translated from the coding sequence ATGACCACTCCTCTTTGGTGCGTATTCGTCGCGTCACTCCTCCCGTACGTGCTGGCGGGGACCGGCGCCTACCTCCGTGTCCAGCAACTCGGCAAGCTCGACGCGAACCACCCGCGCGTGCAGGCGCTCCAACTCGGAGGCATCGCGGCCCGCGCCCTCGGAGCCCAGGCGAACTCCTGGGAGGCCTTCGCGGTGTTCACCGCGGCCGTGCTCACGGCACACGTCGCAGGAGCGGACCCGGCGGGTGCATCCGCAACACTCGCGATCACCTTCGTCGTCGCGCGCGTTGCGTACGCGGCAATGTACCTCGCGGACATTCCCTCGGCGCGGACCGGTGTATTCCTGACCGGGTGGGGCTGCTGCCTTGGGCTATTCTACCAGGCGGCGACGGCCTGA
- the topA gene encoding type I DNA topoisomerase, whose protein sequence is MSRPLVVVESPAKAKTLSKFLGDGFDVRASVGHVADLPSKGLNIDVDNGFKPTYELTERGKTVVKELKGALKEASELYLATDEDREGEAIAWHLLEYLKPKVPVKRMVFHEVNKSAIEHAVENPRDLDYGLVDAAETRRLLDRLYGYEVSPVLWRRVNRGLSAGRVQSPSVRLIVARERERIKFVTADYWDIDLVTGTTPSFDARLVAVDGAKVASGKDFDDQGNASSKVVAVGEVRARALAAGLEGAAFAVRSVEEKPYRSSPKAPFMTSTLQQEGGRKLRLSASQVMRVAQGLYERGFITYMRTDNVVLSDEAMQAARGAVESEYGANYLNAAPKQYSSKVKNAQEAHEAIRPATPFRGPDLVSGELNSQELALYRLVWQRTLASQMADAAGVTVSVRVAATVTESTSGNKADCEFAASGTTIIFPGYRAVYVASKEETGEDAAEKEALLPPLQHGDSVSIDSITPNGHTTTPPARFTEASLVKRLEELGIGRPSTWASIIQTVQDRGYVWKKGQALVPTWTAFAVIRLLEEHFNAIVDYDFTASIDTDLDAIARGDRQKDKWLKRFYFGDTGDGDTEAITAEAGAGDDALLGLKRLVEGNLDQIDAAEINTFPLGDDADGNLVVVKPGKYGPYVKRGEDTASVPDDLTPDELTIEKALELLAAPKTTDPIGELAGLPVYAKNGRYGPYVQWGDHDNPPPGMEKPKMSSLFKTMVLEAVTMKDAKSLLELPRHLGDDPADGVGIFANNGRYGPYVVKEKDYRNIDTEEQLFEISLDEALGIFSEPKVYKRRGQNMAAKGPLKEFDADPVSEKKVVARDGRFGIYVTDGETNASLGKGDRLEEMTPERAYELLAIRREAIIAKGGVPGKKAKATKKKAASKKKAASKTKTAAKKAAAKKKAPAKKKASAKKKAAKALEAETVTGEAGA, encoded by the coding sequence ATGTCCCGGCCTCTCGTCGTCGTCGAGTCTCCCGCCAAGGCGAAGACCCTCTCCAAATTCCTGGGGGACGGTTTCGACGTCCGCGCCTCGGTCGGTCATGTCGCCGATTTGCCCTCCAAGGGCCTAAACATCGATGTCGACAACGGTTTCAAGCCGACCTACGAGCTGACCGAGCGGGGCAAGACGGTCGTCAAAGAGCTCAAGGGCGCGCTCAAGGAAGCCTCCGAACTCTATCTCGCGACGGATGAAGACCGCGAGGGTGAGGCGATCGCATGGCATCTGTTGGAGTATCTGAAGCCCAAGGTGCCCGTAAAACGGATGGTTTTCCATGAGGTCAACAAGTCCGCCATCGAACACGCGGTCGAGAATCCCCGCGACCTCGACTACGGCCTCGTGGATGCCGCCGAAACCCGGCGGCTTCTGGATCGGCTCTATGGATACGAGGTGTCGCCGGTGCTGTGGCGGCGCGTCAATCGAGGATTGTCCGCGGGACGGGTGCAGAGCCCGTCGGTCCGGCTGATCGTCGCGCGCGAGCGCGAGCGCATCAAGTTCGTCACCGCCGACTACTGGGACATCGATCTCGTGACCGGCACCACGCCGTCGTTCGACGCGAGGCTCGTCGCGGTCGACGGTGCGAAGGTCGCCTCAGGTAAGGATTTCGACGACCAGGGCAACGCATCGAGCAAGGTGGTCGCGGTCGGCGAGGTTCGCGCGCGAGCGCTGGCGGCGGGCCTCGAAGGTGCCGCGTTCGCCGTTCGTTCGGTCGAAGAGAAGCCGTACCGCTCGTCGCCGAAAGCGCCGTTCATGACCTCCACCCTCCAGCAGGAGGGCGGTCGGAAGCTGCGGCTGTCGGCCTCGCAGGTCATGCGCGTTGCGCAGGGGCTCTATGAGCGCGGCTTCATCACCTACATGCGTACGGACAACGTCGTCCTGTCGGACGAGGCGATGCAGGCGGCCCGCGGGGCGGTCGAGAGCGAGTACGGCGCGAACTACCTGAACGCGGCACCGAAGCAGTATTCCTCGAAGGTCAAGAACGCGCAGGAGGCGCACGAGGCGATCCGTCCCGCCACGCCGTTCCGCGGCCCGGACCTCGTCTCTGGGGAACTCAACAGCCAGGAACTCGCGCTCTACCGGCTGGTGTGGCAGCGTACGCTCGCGTCGCAGATGGCCGACGCGGCCGGTGTCACGGTTTCGGTTCGCGTCGCGGCGACCGTGACCGAATCAACCTCGGGCAACAAGGCTGATTGCGAGTTTGCGGCTTCCGGTACGACGATCATCTTCCCCGGCTACCGGGCCGTCTACGTGGCGTCGAAGGAAGAAACCGGGGAAGACGCCGCCGAGAAGGAGGCTCTGCTTCCGCCCCTTCAGCATGGCGACTCGGTTTCGATCGACTCGATCACCCCGAACGGGCACACGACGACCCCGCCGGCGCGATTCACCGAAGCCTCGCTCGTGAAACGGCTCGAGGAGTTGGGCATCGGCCGGCCGTCCACCTGGGCTTCGATCATCCAGACCGTTCAGGATCGCGGCTACGTCTGGAAGAAGGGCCAAGCCCTCGTGCCGACGTGGACGGCGTTTGCGGTGATCCGTCTCCTCGAAGAGCACTTCAACGCCATCGTCGACTACGACTTCACCGCTTCGATCGACACGGATCTCGATGCGATTGCCCGTGGCGATCGTCAGAAGGACAAGTGGCTGAAGCGCTTCTACTTCGGCGACACGGGTGACGGCGACACCGAGGCGATCACGGCCGAGGCCGGCGCGGGGGACGATGCGCTGCTCGGCCTGAAGCGCTTGGTCGAGGGAAACCTGGACCAGATCGACGCCGCAGAGATCAACACGTTCCCACTCGGAGACGATGCGGACGGCAACCTGGTCGTGGTGAAGCCCGGCAAGTACGGTCCGTACGTCAAGCGAGGCGAGGACACCGCCAGTGTTCCCGACGACCTGACGCCCGACGAGCTCACGATCGAGAAAGCGCTCGAGTTGCTGGCCGCGCCCAAGACCACCGATCCGATCGGTGAGCTCGCCGGACTGCCGGTGTACGCGAAGAACGGCCGCTACGGTCCGTACGTGCAGTGGGGCGACCACGACAATCCTCCTCCCGGCATGGAGAAGCCGAAGATGTCGTCGCTCTTCAAGACGATGGTCTTGGAGGCGGTGACGATGAAGGACGCGAAGTCGCTCCTCGAGCTGCCGCGGCACCTCGGTGACGATCCCGCGGACGGTGTCGGTATCTTTGCGAACAACGGTCGCTATGGGCCGTATGTCGTAAAGGAGAAGGACTACCGGAACATCGACACCGAAGAGCAGCTCTTCGAGATCTCGCTCGACGAAGCTCTCGGGATCTTCAGTGAGCCGAAGGTCTACAAGCGCCGCGGGCAGAACATGGCCGCGAAGGGACCGCTCAAGGAGTTCGATGCCGACCCGGTGAGCGAGAAGAAGGTCGTCGCCAGGGACGGTCGTTTCGGCATCTACGTCACCGATGGCGAGACGAACGCGTCGCTCGGCAAGGGAGACCGTCTCGAGGAGATGACCCCGGAGCGGGCGTACGAGCTGCTCGCGATCCGTCGCGAGGCGATCATCGCGAAGGGCGGCGTGCCGGGGAAAAAGGCCAAGGCGACGAAGAAGAAGGCCGCGTCGAAGAAGAAGGCGGCGTCCAAGACGAAAACGGCCGCGAAGAAGGCCGCCGCGAAGAAGAAGGCCCCCGCGAAGAAGAAGGCGTCCGCGAAGAAGAAGGCGGCGAAGGCGCTCGAGGCGGAGACCGTCACCGGGGAGGCCGGGGCCTGA